Below is a window of Rhodopseudomonas sp. P2A-2r DNA.
TCTCTACCCAGATCAACGAGGTGCGGGCCGCAGCGGCCGGTACCGTCGCCGCGGCCGGCCAGGTGCGCCAGACCACCGACGATCTCGGCCGCCAGTCCGGCCATTTGTCGCTGGAAATCGAGCGCTTCATCGCCGGCGTGGGATGAGCCGGGCGATGCCGGCGATCAGACCGGCCGGATCAGGCGAAGCGCCTCGTCGAGCAGATGCGGCGTATGCTTGCCCGGCGACGTCAGGCAGGCGCGTTCGAAATAGTCGGTGAGCGCCGGACGGAATGACGGATGCGCCGCGTTGGCGATGATGATCCGCGCCCGCTGCTTGGGCGACAGGCCGCGCAGATCGGCAAGGCCGTTCTCGGTGACCAACACCTGCACGTCATGCTCGGTGTGGTCGACATGGGTGGCCATCGGCACGATCGATGATACCGATCCCTGCTTGGCCGTCGACGGCGTCATGAAGATCGACAGATAGGCGTTGCGGGCGAAGTCGCCGGAGCCGCCGATGCCGTTCATGATGCTGGTGCCGCGGATGTGGGTCGAATTCACGTTGCCATAGATATCGGCCTCGATCATCCCGTTCATGGCAACCACGCCGAGCCGCCGGATCACCTCGGGATGGTTGGAGATTTCCTGCGGCCGCAGCACGATGCGGTCGCGCAGCTGTTCGAGTTCACGGTTGAACACGCCGGCCGCTTCCGCACTGAGCGACAAGGCAGTGGCGGAGGCGAGCACCATGCGGCCGGAGCGGATCAGATCCAGCATGCCGTCCTGCAGCACCTCGGTATAGGCCGTGAGCCCGGAGAACGGGCCATCCTCCAGCCCGGCCATGACGGCATTGGCAACGTTGCCGACGCCGGATTGCAGCGGCAGTAGTTCGGGCGGCAGCCGGCCGCGCTTCACCTCGTGGCCGAGAAACTCCAGGATATGCCCGGCGATGGCTTTCGACACCGTGTCCGGCGGCGCGAAGCTGGTGTCGCGGTCCGGCGCATCGGTCTCGACCACCGCGATGACCTTGGCGGGATCACAGCGAAAGGTGGTCTCCCCGATGCGGTCGCCCGGCGCCAGGATCGGGATGGGCGTGCGGTGCGGCGGCAGCCTTGTGCCATAGTAGATGTCGTGCATGCCCTGCATCGCAGGGTTCATCGCCGTGTTCACTTCGAGGATGATGCGGTCGGCCTGGTCGAGCCAGGTCTTGTTGTTGCCGATCGAGGTCGACGGCACCAGCCGGCCGTCGGGCAGGATCGCGGCGACCTCGACCACCGCGACATCGAGATGACCGAGAAAGCCGAACCAGACGTGCTGCGCCACATGGCTGAGATGGATGTCGATATAGTCCATGGTGCCGGAGTTGATGCGCTCGCGGGTGATCGGGTCGGACTGGTAGGGCAGTCGCAGCTCGATGCCGTTGACCTTGGCCAGCGCGCCATCCAGTTCCGGCGCGGTCGAAGCCCCCGTCCACATCCCGATCCGGTACGGCTCGCCACGCCCGTGGGCGTCCTCGATGCGGCGGGCGAGCGCCTGCGGAACGGCCTTCGGATAGCCCGATCCGGTAAAGCCGCTCATGCCCACATTGGCACCGTGCGGCACCAGCGCCGCGGCATCGTCGGCGGACATGAGCTTTGCCCGAAACGCCGACGACATGATCCGCGCTCTGCCACCCGCCATGGAACCTCCCTGAGAGAAAAACGTCGCCCGACGGCCGGCCTGGCCGGCATCGGCGAACATCCCGTCCTTTAGGGGGCATGCCGACACAGGCATTTGACCTGCCGCAATTGCTTGTCGCGCATCGCATGCTCTGTTGCGCGGACGGGCGAAAATTATGTCGAGGTTGGTCGGCGGGGGCTGACGATGAACATCAAGATCATCATTGCGCTTCTGATCATCGGCACGCTGCTGTTGGCGGCGGACACTCCTCCCTCCGGCCGGACACCTCGTAACGGGCTGCGCCCTAATTCTTCATCGTCATGATGAAGGCGGCGATGTCGCGGGCATCGTTTCGGCTGAGCGGTGGATTGGGCATGGTGGCGTGCGGCATCATCAGGAACGCCGCGGCGGGGTGGCCCGCGACGACCGCGATCAGCGCGGCCAGCAGACCCCATACCGGTTTGCGTTTCATGCGAGACTCCTTGCAGCGGGCTCACAGGGTGCATCGAAACCGCGGTCCGCGGATTGACCAGGGTCAACACCAGGTCCTCAGAGCCGTACGGACGAACCGTCCCCCTGGCAGCGGCGTCACGAAACTTTCAGCTCTCCCGCGCGTCTATTGCGCATAGCATAGTGCCAGACGCGACCGACGTGGGGGATGCCGTGCACGGCAGCAAGTTACCGGAACAGGCCCCGCGCGAGGCCGGCGTCATCGCCTCCAGCGTCTACGCCAACGGTCGGCGCGTGGCCGACATTCCCGTCGAAGAGGCGAAGGCCTGGTCGCAGAAGCCCGGCCACGTGGTGTGGATCGGGCTGTTCGAGCCCAGCACCACTTTGCTGGAAAAAATCCGCGTCCAGTTCGACCTGCATCCGCTGGCCATCGAGGACGCCTCGAAGGCGCACCAGCATCCCAAGGTCGAGCAATATGGCGAGGCGCTGTTCATCGTCGCGCGCACCGCGCAGATGGTCGACGGCGCAATCGGCTTCGGCGAGACGCACATCTTCGTCGGCCGCGGCTATGTGGTCTCGGTGCGCCACGGCGCCTCGGCCTCCTACGCCGCGGTGCGCCAGCGCTGCGAGGCCTGCCCGACGGTGCTGACCCGCGGCGAGGACTACATCCTCTATGCGATCATCGATTTCATCGTCGACAACTACCTGCCGGTGATCGAGGCGATCCAGGCGGAGGTCGAGCAGCTCGAGGACCGCGTGCTGCAGCGCAAGCTGCATCATTCGGAGTTCGAGCGTCTCTACAAGCTGCGCCGCGAACTGCTGAAGCTGCGCCGTGCCGTCGGTCCGCTGGTCGACGTCTGCCACCGGCTCGAACATTCCGACGTGGTGCTGGTCGATCCCGAGATGCGGCCGCTGTTCCGCGACGTGCTCGATCATATCAACCGGGCCCAGGAAGACATCGACGCGCTGCGTGAGGTGCTGGCCTTCGCCTTCGAGGCCAGCCTGATGTCCGGCCAGTCCGAGCAGAACGAGATCACCCGCCGCCTCGCCGCCTGGGCCGCGATCCTCGCGGTGCCCACCGCCGTGGCCGGCATCTACGGCATGAACTTCGAGCACATGCCGGAGCTGAAATGGGCCTACGGCTACTATATGGTGCTCGGCGGCATCGCCTCGATCTGCGGCTTCCTGTATTATCGCTTCCGGCATTACGGCTGGCTGTGAGCGCGCCGGACGAGTTCACGACGCCCGGGCCGTCATTCGCCGGCGACGAGCGCCCCGCGTACGGGCGCTGCGCCCTGCCGGAGTTTCCGCCGCGACAGATAGAGCAAGAACCCCGTCACCATGAACAGCGGCATCAACGCCGCCGCCAGCATGAACAGCAGCCGGCCGGGCCAGCCGAGAATGGCGCCGCTGTGAATATCGAGCACGCTGGCCAGCACGCGCTCGCCGGGCGGCTTGTCGGCATACAGCTCGGCCGACAGCACGCGGCCGCTGGCGGCATCAATGCGGAATTCGTCGCGGGAGCCCTCGTGCCATGAGCCGCGCGCCCAGGACCGCACGCGCACAGCCGTGCCTTGCGGCGGCAGCGTCAGTTGCGCCGTTGCGTAGCGGTCGCCCTGCTCGCGCAGGAACGTCGACCACACCCGATCGAAGGAAGGCACCGGCGCTTCGGCATTTGCCGGGCGCGGCGGCGCCTTGGGTTGCATCTTCGTCGCCGTCGCCGGCCGGCCGAGCAGCCAGGTGGCGCCGTCCTTGTACCAGTCGAACGACCACCACAACCCGGTGAGCGCGATCACCAGATAGATCGGCAGCACCCAGGTGCCGACCACCGAATGCAGCGACCACTGGAAGCCGCGGCCGCGCATGGCGAAATTCGGCTTCAGCCAGGTCTTGATGCTGCGGACCCGGCGCGGCCAGCGCAGCACCAGGCCGGAGACCAGCATGACGAACAGCGAGATGGCCACCACGCCGGTGATCGTCCGGCCGACGCCCTTGCCGTCGCCGGGCAGCAGCAGCCAGCGGTGCAGCTTGCGCACGGTGGCGAAGAAGTCCTCGCCGCGCGGCGCACCGAGCAGACGGCCGTCGGCGGGATCCACATAGACCGAGGACGGTCGCGCCCCGTCGCCGCCACGCGCAAAACGGATGCGCGCTGCGACCGACGGATCGCTGGACAGCGTCACGGCGGACACCTTGCCGAGATCCTGCGTCGCCTGCAGCCGCGCCACCAGCGCATCCGGCGTCAGCATCGGCGCGCCGCGCGCCTCGACCTTCATGATATCGGCATTCATGAAGGCGCCTATCTCGTCCTCGAAACTCATCGTCGCGCCGGTCAGCCCGATCACCGACAGCACCAGTGCAACGGCCAGCCCGATCACGGAATGGACCTGCAGCAGCGCAGCCTTGACCGGACGATGGCTCATGGCGCGCGCCTCGCGCCGGCGATGCCGCTGCGCGCCGGCATCAGAACGCCACCGTCGCCGACAGCGAGAACCGCCGGGCATCGCCGACCGCAACGTAGATCGAACTCGCCGCGGACGGGTAATACACCTTGTCGAAGATGTTCTTGACGTTCAGCTGATAGGTCACCGGCAGATTTTGGTATTTCGTTTCATAGGTCGCGAAGGCATCGGCGACGGCGTAAGACGGCAGCACGAAACTGTTGGCGGCATCACCCGGCCTGTCGCCGACGTAGTGGCCGCCCGCGCCGAGTCGCAGCCGGCCGGGCAGCGTGGTGCCGAAGTCGTAGACCAGATACAGCGAGCCGGTATTGAGCGCCACGTTCTGCAGCGCATTGTCCTTGAACACCGGATCTTCGGTGACGCGCGCGTCGGTGTAGGCATAGCTGCCGATCATGCTCCAGCTGTCAGTCAGCTTGCCGGTGACATCCACCTCGACGCCGCGCGAGCGCACCTTGCCGGCGGCGCGGGCCTCGAGCAGGCCGGTGCCGGTGTTGAGCTGCGTCACCAGTACGTTCTTCTTCTCGATGTCGTACAGCGCCACGGTGCCCGACAGCCGCTTGTTGATGTCGAACCGGACGCCGGTCTCCCACTGGGTGCCTTCCTCCGGCGGGAGGTTGGAGCCGACCACGAAATTCGCGAGGCTCGACGAGAACGCGGCGATGGTCGAGGTCGGCTTCAGTGACTGCGTATAGCTGGCATAGAGCGAGACCTGGTCGGTGAGCTTGTAGATGATGCCGCCGAGCGGCAGCACCTTGTCGCCCGTGAGGTCGGTGTTGGTGACGAACGGCCGGCCCTTGCCGGCCAGTTGCTCGAACTGCATGTAGCGGACGCCGCCGACCAGCGCGAGCTGGTTGGTCAGATGCAGCGTGTCCTGGAAGAACAGCGCGCGGGTCGCGAGCTTGTCGGTCTGCTCGCTGTCGGCGGGCGAGACCGTGGTGCCCGGCGAGATCAGGCCGTAGACGGGATTGTAGACGTTGAACACGCTGGACACGTTCTGGCGGTACAGGTCCTTGCGGTAGATCACGCGGTACTGCGCGTCGCCGCCGAACAGCACTTCATTGCGCATCTCGCCGAGCCAGAAGCCGCCCTGCACATAAGCGGTGCCGTAGCTGTCCTGCGACAGCGAGCCCCCGGTGCCGTCATTGCTGCGGGTCGCGACACCGGTCACCGGATTGACCGCCGTGGTGCGCAGCTGGTTGGCGGCGGAGGTCTCGGCATTGTAGCTGTAGGCGGCGTTGAGCTTCCAGTCGGCATTGAACCGGTGTTCGACCGAGGCCTGGATCAGGTCGGAGACGCCCCAGGTGTTGTCGAAGGGCTCGTCGATGCGGCGCGTCGCCGGAATGGCGAGCGGCTGCTTGGTGCGGGTATCGAGCAGCGTGCCGCGGTCGAACGGATAGAGGAACTCGCGGTGCTCGAAATTGAGATGCACCGTGGTGGCGTCGCCATACCAGGCCAGCGACGGCGCGATCAGGGTCTCCCGGGTACGGCCGAAATTGCGCCAGTAGTCCTCGTTGACGCCGTAGGCGATGAAACGATAGGCGAGGCCGTCCTTACCGATCGGCCCGGTCAGATCGAACGCGGCATTCCCGCCGTCCTTGCCGCCGCCATAGGTCGAACCCATCACCGAGACGGAACCGTGCTGATAGAGGTCCGGACGCTTGCTGATGGTGTTGACCACGCCACCGGGATCGATGACGCCGTAGAGCATCGAGGCCGGGCCCTTCAGCACCTCGACGCTCTCCACCGCCGCATTGAGCGACCGGCTTTGCACCAGCGGCATGCCGTTGCGCATGATCGAGCCGTCGCGATTGTCGCCGAAACCGCGCCGCATCACCGCGTCCATGCTGCCGCCCAGCGTATTGGCCTGGGTGACGCCTGATATGTTGACCAGAGCGTCGTCGAGGTTGCGCGGCAACTGGTCCTTGATGACCTGTTCGGGCACAACGTTGACGGTCTGCGCGGCGTCGAGCGGCGAAGTGACGCCGCGCAGGGTGGTCGCGCTGGGCATCGCGCGATAGCCGAGAATCTGTTCGTATTTCGCCGCAGCCGCGGCGATGGCGCGTTCCGTCGGCGTCGGCTCCGCAGCCTCAATGTTTCGGGTCTGCCGGCGCGCCGCCGCGCGCGATGCGCTGCGGACGGGCGCCGCGGCCGCCTGCGCCGGCCGCTTCTTCTGCGTCGGTGCATCCACGGTCACGGCGGGCAAGGCAACGCCCGATTGCGCCTGCGCCACCGCCGCGCCCGATGACAGGTCGCCCAGCAGGAACGCTGCCCCCGCCAGCAACGGCGCGCGGCGGCTGAAGGAATGTCGAAGCCTGCCGTCGCGGCGCGCTGCTTGGGTGGTCACGTCGTTCACTTCCAAATCCGGGATCAATCGTCGTCGCTGCGTCTACCAGCCGCGCGGCCGTAAATGAACAAGGCAGGATTTGAATCGCTCTAAGGCGAGGGGCAGATGAAGGAACTGCGAGGTCACGCCACCGCATCGTGAGCCGCATGCGGCGATTGTGAAAACGACCGGAGTTTGTTGAGAGGCGGCGGCGCCAACAGCTGCGACGGTTCTGCCGAGCCGTTTCCACAAACTACGCCGTCATCCTGAGGCGTCGTCGCGCAGCGACGGCCTCGAAGGATGGGCCGCAGGCACCCGGCGCCGCATCCTTCGAGGCTCGCCAAGAGGCGAGCGCCTCAGGATGACGACGGAGAGTTCCACACAATCCGCTCACCTGACACCGCGACCGTTGACGCCCGTTCAGCGCGCCCTTCCCTTGGGTGATCGACCAGAAGGCAGGACTGGAAATCGTGCCAGTCCTGGCACATGCTGCGGCCTATGCCACGGAGGCGCCGATGGCCGATCCACGCCGCGTCAAGCTATTCCGGATTGGCCGCCACCAGGCCGTCCGTATCCCCGTTGAATTCGAATTGCCCGGCGATAAGGCGATCATGCATCGCGATGGCGACCGACTGGTAATCGAGCTGGTACGCAAACGCGGCTTGCTGGCGCTGCTCGACAGCATGGAGCCGTTTACTGAACCGTTCCCAGACGTCGACGAGGGACTGGCGCCAGTACGGGGCAACATGCTTTGAGCCGTTTCCACAGACACGCCGTCATCCTGAGGCGCCGTCGCGCAGCGACGGCCTCGAAGGATGGGCCGCGAGCGCCCGTGGCCGGCCAGTCGCAGCAGAACGAGATCACCCGCCGCCTCGCCGCCTGGGCCGCGATCCTCGCAGTGCCCACGGCCGTCGCCGGCATCTACGGCATGAACTTCGAGCACATGCCAGAGCTGAAATGGGAATACGGCTACCACACGGTGATCGGCGGCATCGCGGCGATCTGCGGATTCTTGTATCTGCGGTTCCGGCATTACGGGTGGCTGTAAGCCGCAAGCTGCGAAACAAAAAGCGCTTGCTTTACAGCGGCATCCGCAAGTCGAGCGGCCCGCTCGGCAGGAATTCGCCGGCATAGGTGCGGCGGTGGATTTCCTCGGCGGTGGCGCCCGCCGCTCGCGCTTCCAGCAGACGGTCGCCGTCGAAGGCGACTCCGATCGGGTTGGCGGCAAATTCGGGCGAGGTCCTCATCCATTGCGTGGAGAGCTCCCAGTCGCCGAACGTATCGCATTGAAGTTCGACGCTGTTGCCGTCGGGATCGACGTAATAGATCGACAGCGTCATGCCATGGTCGAGCGCCATGTGCGGCTCGATGCCGTCCTCCTTGAGACGCGCATAGGTGTCGAGCAGGCCATCCATGTCGGCGAATTCGAAGGCGATGTGATGCAACCCGGTGTGCGCCAGTTTAGCGGGATCATCGGAGATCGCAGGGCTGGCAAGCAGAGCCAGCCGATGGTTGGCACTATCATTGCTCAGCCAGGTGCCGCCGGGAAACGCAAAATGCACGTTCATGCCGGCAACAACGCCGTACCACGCAACCATGTCCTCCATGCGCGTGGTCTTTAGCGTCACGTGATGAAGCTGCGGAATGTGAATGGGATGACGGATCATCGTTTTCTCCGGATAGCGACGCTCATTGGACGGCGTCGCGGATCACAGGGATAGTATTACGGATCGATGCGCCGAATTCCAGAGGCCTGTAGCGTCCTGCTGCCGCCAATTGCCCGGATGCCTTGCATCGAATCGTTACCGAACGTCACTTATTTCTGACACTTCGGGCACCAGAACGTCGAGCGCCCGTTCTGCACGAAGCGTTTGACGATGCCGCCGCAGCCGTCGGTCTGGCACGGCTCGCCTTCGCGGTCGTAGACCTGGAACGAGTGCTGGAAGTAGCCGAGCTCGCCGGAGGTCTGGCGGTGATCGCGCAGCGACGAGCCGCCGGCCTTGATCGCCTGGTTCAGCACGGCGTGGATCGCCTCGACCAGTTTGGCGGCGCGCTCGGTGGGCTCGCCCTTCTTGGTCGACAGCGTCGCGGCCAGCCGGCGCGGCGACAGATGCGACCGGAACAGCGCCTCGCAGACATAGATATTGCCGAGGCCGGCGACCACACGCTGGTCGAGCAGCGCGGCCTTCAGGCTGACCTTCTTGCCGGCCAGGGCTGACGCCAGCATCGCTGCGTCGAAGGCGTTGCCGAGCGGCTCGGGGCCAAGGTCCTTCAGCAGCGGTTCGTTCTCGATCTCGCTGCGGGCGAAAATCTTCATGAAGCCGAAGCGGCGCGGGTCGTTGTAGATGATCGAGACCCCCGACGACATGTGCAGCACCACGTGGTCGTGGGCGCGCTCGTCGCTGCGCGGATGGTGGAACGCGCCGGGCATCGCTTGCGTGCCGTCGGACACCACGCGAAACGAGCCGGACATGCCCAGATGCATCAGCAGCACGTCGCCGGAATCGAGGTCCGCCAGCAGGTACTTTGCCCGGCGGCCGAGGCTGGTGACCGTGCGCCCGGTCAGCCGGGCGGCGAGATCCGGCTGGAAGGCAAACCGCAGGTCGGGCCGGCGCAGTTCGACGCGGTCGATGCGAAAACCCTCCATGGCCGGCTGCAGGCCGCGGCGGACGGTCTCGACTTCGGGGAGTTCGGGCATGCTTCTATGTCATTCACCTTGAGACGGGGACGTGATAGCGCCATTGCGGCGGCCACGCTATGGTCCGCCGCGATGAGGCTTTTGGATGAAAACCATGGATAAGGGCGGCGAAACCACCCATTTCGGCTTCCGGGACGTCCCCGTGGACGACAAGCAGACGCTGGTGAACGACGTGTTCCACAGCGTGGCGAAGCGCTACGACCTGATGAACGACCTGATGTCGATGGGGCTGCATCGCGTCTGGAAGGATGTGATGATCCAGGCGCTCAACCCGCCGCGGAATGACGCGCCGTTCGCGCTGCTCGACGTGGCCGGCGGCACCGGCGACATCTCGTTTCGCGCGGCCAAGGCCTCCGGCTATGGCTTCCACGCCACCGTCTGCGACATCAATTCGGGGATGCTGGACGTCGGCCGCGAACGCGCCATCGCCCAGCACTTCGACGACCGCGTCGATTTCATCGAGGGCAATGCCGAAGAACTGCCGTTTCCCGACAAGAGCTTCGACGCCTACACCATCGCCTTCGGCATCCGCAACGTGCCGCGCATCGACCGCGCGCTCGCTGAAGCCTATCGCGTGCTGAAGCCCGGCGGCCGCTTCCTGTGCCTGGAATTCTCCGCCGTCGACATCCCCGGCCTCGACAGGATCTACGACCTGTTCTCGTTCAAGCTGATCCCGCCGATGGGCAAGGCGGTGACCGGCGACGCCGAATCCTACCAGTATCTGGTGGAATCGATCCGCAAGTTTCCCAGGCCCAACATTTTCTCGGAGATGATCCGCAGCGCCGGCTTTTCCCGCGTCAATCATCAGAGCCTGTCCGGCGGCATCGTCGCCCTGCATTCGGGCTGGCGTTTGTGATCTCTGCCATCACCCACATGGCGCGGCTCGCCCGCGCCGGTTTCGTGTTCGCGCGCGAAGGCGTGTTCGGCGTCGTCGATCCCTCCTTGGTGCCGCCGCCCGGCCAGCTCGCGCTGCGCATCGCCCGGCTGATCGAGCGGCCGGGCGTCAAGTCCGGCCCGCGGCTGTCGCGCGCGCTGACGCGGCTCGGCCCGGCCTATCTCAAGCTCGGACAGTTTCTGGCAA
It encodes the following:
- a CDS encoding TonB-dependent siderophore receptor, which gives rise to MTTQAARRDGRLRHSFSRRAPLLAGAAFLLGDLSSGAAVAQAQSGVALPAVTVDAPTQKKRPAQAAAAPVRSASRAAARRQTRNIEAAEPTPTERAIAAAAAKYEQILGYRAMPSATTLRGVTSPLDAAQTVNVVPEQVIKDQLPRNLDDALVNISGVTQANTLGGSMDAVMRRGFGDNRDGSIMRNGMPLVQSRSLNAAVESVEVLKGPASMLYGVIDPGGVVNTISKRPDLYQHGSVSVMGSTYGGGKDGGNAAFDLTGPIGKDGLAYRFIAYGVNEDYWRNFGRTRETLIAPSLAWYGDATTVHLNFEHREFLYPFDRGTLLDTRTKQPLAIPATRRIDEPFDNTWGVSDLIQASVEHRFNADWKLNAAYSYNAETSAANQLRTTAVNPVTGVATRSNDGTGGSLSQDSYGTAYVQGGFWLGEMRNEVLFGGDAQYRVIYRKDLYRQNVSSVFNVYNPVYGLISPGTTVSPADSEQTDKLATRALFFQDTLHLTNQLALVGGVRYMQFEQLAGKGRPFVTNTDLTGDKVLPLGGIIYKLTDQVSLYASYTQSLKPTSTIAAFSSSLANFVVGSNLPPEEGTQWETGVRFDINKRLSGTVALYDIEKKNVLVTQLNTGTGLLEARAAGKVRSRGVEVDVTGKLTDSWSMIGSYAYTDARVTEDPVFKDNALQNVALNTGSLYLVYDFGTTLPGRLRLGAGGHYVGDRPGDAANSFVLPSYAVADAFATYETKYQNLPVTYQLNVKNIFDKVYYPSAASSIYVAVGDARRFSLSATVAF
- a CDS encoding PepSY-associated TM helix domain-containing protein → MSHRPVKAALLQVHSVIGLAVALVLSVIGLTGATMSFEDEIGAFMNADIMKVEARGAPMLTPDALVARLQATQDLGKVSAVTLSSDPSVAARIRFARGGDGARPSSVYVDPADGRLLGAPRGEDFFATVRKLHRWLLLPGDGKGVGRTITGVVAISLFVMLVSGLVLRWPRRVRSIKTWLKPNFAMRGRGFQWSLHSVVGTWVLPIYLVIALTGLWWSFDWYKDGATWLLGRPATATKMQPKAPPRPANAEAPVPSFDRVWSTFLREQGDRYATAQLTLPPQGTAVRVRSWARGSWHEGSRDEFRIDAASGRVLSAELYADKPPGERVLASVLDIHSGAILGWPGRLLFMLAAALMPLFMVTGFLLYLSRRKLRQGAAPVRGALVAGE
- a CDS encoding antitoxin — translated: MADPRRVKLFRIGRHQAVRIPVEFELPGDKAIMHRDGDRLVIELVRKRGLLALLDSMEPFTEPFPDVDEGLAPVRGNML
- a CDS encoding VOC family protein; protein product: MIRHPIHIPQLHHVTLKTTRMEDMVAWYGVVAGMNVHFAFPGGTWLSNDSANHRLALLASPAISDDPAKLAHTGLHHIAFEFADMDGLLDTYARLKEDGIEPHMALDHGMTLSIYYVDPDGNSVELQCDTFGDWELSTQWMRTSPEFAANPIGVAFDGDRLLEARAAGATAEEIHRRTYAGEFLPSGPLDLRMPL
- a CDS encoding acetyl-CoA hydrolase/transferase family protein gives rise to the protein MAGGRARIMSSAFRAKLMSADDAAALVPHGANVGMSGFTGSGYPKAVPQALARRIEDAHGRGEPYRIGMWTGASTAPELDGALAKVNGIELRLPYQSDPITRERINSGTMDYIDIHLSHVAQHVWFGFLGHLDVAVVEVAAILPDGRLVPSTSIGNNKTWLDQADRIILEVNTAMNPAMQGMHDIYYGTRLPPHRTPIPILAPGDRIGETTFRCDPAKVIAVVETDAPDRDTSFAPPDTVSKAIAGHILEFLGHEVKRGRLPPELLPLQSGVGNVANAVMAGLEDGPFSGLTAYTEVLQDGMLDLIRSGRMVLASATALSLSAEAAGVFNRELEQLRDRIVLRPQEISNHPEVIRRLGVVAMNGMIEADIYGNVNSTHIRGTSIMNGIGGSGDFARNAYLSIFMTPSTAKQGSVSSIVPMATHVDHTEHDVQVLVTENGLADLRGLSPKQRARIIIANAAHPSFRPALTDYFERACLTSPGKHTPHLLDEALRLIRPV
- the ubiE gene encoding bifunctional demethylmenaquinone methyltransferase/2-methoxy-6-polyprenyl-1,4-benzoquinol methylase UbiE, with amino-acid sequence MDKGGETTHFGFRDVPVDDKQTLVNDVFHSVAKRYDLMNDLMSMGLHRVWKDVMIQALNPPRNDAPFALLDVAGGTGDISFRAAKASGYGFHATVCDINSGMLDVGRERAIAQHFDDRVDFIEGNAEELPFPDKSFDAYTIAFGIRNVPRIDRALAEAYRVLKPGGRFLCLEFSAVDIPGLDRIYDLFSFKLIPPMGKAVTGDAESYQYLVESIRKFPRPNIFSEMIRSAGFSRVNHQSLSGGIVALHSGWRL
- the corA gene encoding magnesium/cobalt transporter CorA; translation: MHGSKLPEQAPREAGVIASSVYANGRRVADIPVEEAKAWSQKPGHVVWIGLFEPSTTLLEKIRVQFDLHPLAIEDASKAHQHPKVEQYGEALFIVARTAQMVDGAIGFGETHIFVGRGYVVSVRHGASASYAAVRQRCEACPTVLTRGEDYILYAIIDFIVDNYLPVIEAIQAEVEQLEDRVLQRKLHHSEFERLYKLRRELLKLRRAVGPLVDVCHRLEHSDVVLVDPEMRPLFRDVLDHINRAQEDIDALREVLAFAFEASLMSGQSEQNEITRRLAAWAAILAVPTAVAGIYGMNFEHMPELKWAYGYYMVLGGIASICGFLYYRFRHYGWL
- the mutM gene encoding bifunctional DNA-formamidopyrimidine glycosylase/DNA-(apurinic or apyrimidinic site) lyase; the protein is MPELPEVETVRRGLQPAMEGFRIDRVELRRPDLRFAFQPDLAARLTGRTVTSLGRRAKYLLADLDSGDVLLMHLGMSGSFRVVSDGTQAMPGAFHHPRSDERAHDHVVLHMSSGVSIIYNDPRRFGFMKIFARSEIENEPLLKDLGPEPLGNAFDAAMLASALAGKKVSLKAALLDQRVVAGLGNIYVCEALFRSHLSPRRLAATLSTKKGEPTERAAKLVEAIHAVLNQAIKAGGSSLRDHRQTSGELGYFQHSFQVYDREGEPCQTDGCGGIVKRFVQNGRSTFWCPKCQK